In the genome of Notamacropus eugenii isolate mMacEug1 chromosome 5, mMacEug1.pri_v2, whole genome shotgun sequence, one region contains:
- the LOC140504533 gene encoding vomeronasal type-1 receptor 1-like, with protein sequence MLLHEVILGIIFISQTGVGVLENFFLSFSVFTLFTSHGPRPMDTILTQLALANAILLLSHGMPMAILYLGKQYFLGNTGCKILYFLRRVSRGLSMNYTCLLSIFQAVIISPSSSRLAKIKVRIPKCIRYSCLFCWILNVIVEIKGTTCVTGSRNSNNSYNRGADLLYCYWDNVLPDFAILSSLRDVLLMGSMVWASGYMVFLLLRHHQRVQYIHTTSLSLKMSPDIRATHTTLMLVGTFILAYCVSCSFVLYKVYVIQIDFWVMNVSTLITLFFPTFCPFLLIHRDTKISRSCYAC encoded by the coding sequence ATGCTGCTACATGAAGTGATCTTGGGGATTATCTTCATTTCTCAGACTGGAGTTGGAGTCTTGGAgaacttctttctctccttttccgtCTTCACTTTGTTCACCAGCCATGGGCCAAGACCCATGGACACCATTCTGACTCAACTGGCTTTGGCCAATGCCATATTGCTTCTCTCCCATGGAATGCCAATGGCAATATTATATTTAGGGAAACAATATTTCCTGGGAAATACTGGGTGTAAGATTCTATATTTCCTTCGACGAGTTAGTCGGGGACTTTCCATGAATTACACCTGCCTTTTGAGCATCTTTCAGGCAGTCATCATCAGTCCTAGCAGTTCTAGGTTGGCCAAAATCAAAGTCAGAATTCCAAAGTGCATCAGATATTCCTGTCTCTTCTGCTGGATCCTCAACGTAATCGTAGAGATTAAAGGGACAACATGTGTCACAGGCTCaagaaacagcaacaacagctACAATAGGGGAGCTGATCTCCTGTATTGCTACTGGGATAATGTGCTTCCAGATTTTGCCATCCTCTCCTCCCTTCGGGATGTTTTGCTGATGGGAAGCATGGTCTGGGCCAGTGGCTATATGGTGTTTCTCCTTCTCAGACACCATCAGAGAGTCCAGTACATTCACACCACCAGCCTTTCCCTAAAGATGTCCCCAGACATCAGAGCCACCCACACCACCCTGATGCTTGTGGGCACCTTTATTCTTGCATATTGTGTCAGTTGTAGCTTTGTGCTCTACAAAGTATATGTTATTCAAATAGATTTCTGGGTGATGAATGTCAGTACATTGATTACGTTATTTTTCCCAACCTTCTGCCCTTTTTTGCTGATTCACAGAGACACCAAAATCTCCAGGTCCTGCTATGCATGTTGA